One region of Candidatus Methylomirabilota bacterium genomic DNA includes:
- a CDS encoding ornithine cyclodeaminase family protein, producing MKGNSLNGVSEPLIVLSRGDVLDLLTLHDCIRAVERAFRLHAEGRTLGPGVLGVPAADGGFHIKAAGLVGERSYFAAKTNANFPENPRRFGLPTIQGTIVLADASTGALLAIIESGSVTALRTGAATAVAAKFLARRDARTATIVGCGVQGELQLAAIAAVLPLERAWVLDTDYERAASMAARATASLGLRVEAAKDLRAALRESDVCVTCTPARRAFVTTGDVRPGTFIAAVGADNRGKQELEPALVVSATLVVDVLEQCAEIGELQHVLAAGLMTRAQVHAELADVVVGRRPGRTRDDEITVFDSSGTALQDVAAAVAVYEKARATGRGTEVKLDG from the coding sequence ATGAAGGGAAACTCGTTGAATGGAGTGTCCGAGCCGCTCATCGTCCTTTCACGCGGTGACGTGCTCGATCTCCTGACGCTTCATGACTGTATCCGCGCGGTGGAGCGCGCCTTCCGCCTGCATGCCGAAGGCCGCACGCTGGGGCCGGGCGTTCTTGGTGTGCCCGCCGCGGACGGCGGCTTCCACATTAAGGCGGCCGGGCTCGTCGGTGAGCGCAGCTATTTCGCGGCGAAGACAAACGCGAATTTCCCGGAGAACCCGCGACGCTTCGGGCTCCCCACGATCCAGGGGACGATCGTGCTCGCCGATGCGAGCACCGGCGCGCTGCTCGCCATCATCGAATCCGGCAGCGTGACGGCGCTTCGCACTGGCGCGGCCACGGCCGTGGCCGCGAAATTTCTCGCCCGGCGCGACGCGCGGACGGCCACGATCGTGGGCTGCGGCGTCCAGGGCGAGCTCCAACTTGCGGCGATCGCCGCGGTCCTGCCCTTGGAGCGCGCGTGGGTCCTCGACACGGACTACGAGCGCGCGGCGAGCATGGCCGCGCGCGCCACCGCGAGTCTCGGACTGCGGGTGGAGGCAGCCAAGGACCTGCGGGCCGCGCTTCGTGAGAGCGACGTGTGCGTAACGTGTACGCCGGCCCGTCGCGCGTTCGTGACGACGGGCGACGTCAGGCCGGGCACCTTCATCGCCGCGGTCGGCGCGGACAACCGGGGCAAGCAGGAGCTGGAGCCCGCGCTCGTCGTGTCGGCGACGCTCGTCGTCGATGTCCTCGAGCAATGCGCCGAGATCGGCGAGCTGCAACACGTCCTTGCCGCCGGACTGATGACGCGCGCGCAGGTGCATGCGGAGCTCGCCGATGTCGTGGTGGGTCGCCGCCCCGGGCGCACGCGCGACGACGAGATCACCGTCTTCGACAGCTCGGGGACGGCGCTGCAAGACGTCGCCGCCGCGGTGGCCGTTTACGAGAAAGCCCGCGCAACCGGGCGCGGCACGGAGGTGAAGCTCGATGGATAA
- a CDS encoding chromate resistance protein ChrB domain-containing protein — MDTRLLLLIVSLPPNPSSLRVRVWRRLRAIGAVALKRTVYLLPDSPDHYEHFQWLAQEIQRAGGEATLLRVEQIENMSSDEIVRLFHEARNPEYRRLGGRYRKLLQTLDRKSAATSPRVQAELAQLQRDYEKLHELDFFEAPGGAEVERLREAIDMRTRPSEEPRRRGKPAPELRDLRGRQWVTRRRPHVDRIASAWLIKRFIDPDATFLFADPREFPTEAIPFDTPGAELSHVGDDCTFETLLKRAGLRDRRLTRLAEIVHEADLRDGKFPRDEARGIDVVIRGLLAAHADDQQVLTHGLTLFEGLYAAVPGRE, encoded by the coding sequence ATGGATACAAGGCTTCTTCTCCTTATAGTCAGCCTGCCGCCGAATCCGTCGAGCCTGCGCGTGCGGGTGTGGCGCCGGCTCCGGGCGATCGGTGCCGTTGCCCTCAAGCGGACGGTCTATCTGCTGCCCGACTCCCCAGACCACTACGAGCACTTCCAGTGGCTGGCCCAAGAGATTCAGCGGGCGGGGGGCGAGGCGACGCTCCTGCGCGTCGAGCAGATCGAGAACATGAGCTCGGACGAGATCGTTCGACTGTTCCACGAGGCCCGCAATCCCGAGTACCGCCGGCTTGGAGGGCGCTACCGAAAACTCCTGCAAACGCTCGACCGGAAGTCGGCGGCGACCAGTCCGCGGGTCCAGGCGGAGCTCGCCCAGCTCCAGAGGGACTACGAAAAGCTCCACGAGCTCGATTTCTTCGAGGCGCCGGGGGGCGCCGAAGTCGAGCGGCTCAGGGAGGCAATCGACATGCGCACACGGCCATCCGAGGAACCGAGACGTAGAGGGAAGCCCGCTCCCGAGCTCCGCGACCTCCGAGGACGCCAGTGGGTCACGCGTCGTCGTCCCCACGTGGACCGCATTGCCTCGGCCTGGCTCATCAAGCGGTTCATCGATCCCGACGCCACCTTCCTGTTCGCGGACCCGCGGGAGTTCCCCACGGAGGCCATCCCGTTCGACACGCCCGGCGCCGAGCTCAGCCACGTGGGGGACGACTGCACCTTCGAGACGCTCCTGAAGCGGGCCGGGCTTCGGGATCGCCGCCTCACGCGCCTCGCGGAAATCGTGCACGAGGCGGACCTTCGCGACGGCAAGTTCCCGCGAGACGAGGCGCGCGGGATCGATGTGGTGATCCGCGGGCTCCTCGCGGCGCATGCGGATGACCAGCAAGTGCTCACGCACGGACTGACGCTCTTCGAAGGGCTCTATGCTGCCGTGCCTGGAAGGGAGTGA
- a CDS encoding aminotransferase class IV, with protein MTAVSQRIAYFNGRYVPESEVLVPFRDRGFKYGDAVFDTTRTFGHRVFKLAEHVERLYRSLHYLRIDPGIAPAELVAITEEVLRRNLVLLGPDEDYWVSQRISRGLDAAAREVWPRTGATVIVECLPLPLRERASLYRDGIRVVTPAVRRTAPEAMSPRAKTHNYLNVVLGDLEAKSRDPEAWAVLLDTNGHLAEGIGSNIFLVQDGEIRTPREEFVLAGISRATVIDLATEAGLTVVEQDLDLFDAYGADEAFLTSTSLCICPVQSVNGVAPRSGTVPGPVTRQLTDAYRRFVDYDFVAQYLKHLDR; from the coding sequence ATGACGGCGGTCAGCCAGCGGATCGCGTACTTCAACGGACGGTATGTCCCCGAAAGCGAGGTCCTGGTGCCGTTCCGGGACCGCGGCTTCAAGTACGGCGACGCGGTGTTCGACACCACCCGCACCTTCGGCCACCGCGTCTTCAAGCTCGCGGAACACGTGGAGCGTCTGTACCGCTCCCTCCACTATCTCCGGATCGACCCCGGCATCGCCCCCGCCGAGCTGGTGGCCATCACCGAGGAGGTGCTGCGCCGGAATCTCGTCCTTCTCGGGCCCGATGAGGACTACTGGGTCAGCCAGCGAATCTCCCGCGGCCTCGACGCCGCCGCCCGCGAAGTATGGCCCCGGACCGGCGCCACCGTGATCGTGGAGTGCCTGCCCCTCCCGCTCCGCGAGCGGGCCAGCCTCTACCGCGACGGCATCCGCGTGGTCACCCCCGCCGTGCGCCGCACGGCGCCGGAAGCCATGTCCCCCCGCGCCAAGACCCACAACTACCTCAACGTGGTCCTGGGCGATCTCGAGGCCAAAAGCCGGGATCCCGAGGCGTGGGCCGTGCTCCTCGACACGAACGGCCATCTCGCCGAGGGCATCGGGAGCAACATCTTCCTTGTCCAGGACGGCGAGATCCGGACGCCGCGTGAGGAGTTCGTCTTGGCCGGGATCAGCCGCGCCACCGTCATCGACTTGGCAACGGAGGCGGGCCTCACCGTGGTCGAGCAGGACCTCGATCTCTTCGACGCCTACGGCGCGGACGAGGCCTTCCTGACCTCGACGAGCCTCTGCATCTGCCCTGTCCAGAGCGTGAACGGGGTCGCCCCGCGGAGCGGGACCGTCCCCGGGCCGGTGACGCGTCAGCTCACGGACGCCTATCGCCGCTTCGTCGACTACGACTTCGTCGCCCAGTACCTGAAGCACCTGGACCGGTAG